A single genomic interval of Lathyrus oleraceus cultivar Zhongwan6 chromosome 7, CAAS_Psat_ZW6_1.0, whole genome shotgun sequence harbors:
- the LOC127104687 gene encoding uncharacterized protein LOC127104687 yields the protein MTFPRSHFQGTHDSEAGPSRITHVNDVALDDMDVDEALEDAVISYVNMDARENGALSRRPQAEGKHFRQHIRSYNHVVSFTSIGVHVDENILASGRGMYTFRAQGAFYHNIGGFYPNEGVRPRFLQLYIYDTDNELHNRMQENPQLHQNVVHKLQKMLHQFNPFVIRFKQLSILPNISECSLMLKERPRNHHQYNLPTAEQVAAIIVGCDADSMDYGRDINVIRCDGNLKKVQETKGYYDPLQYPVLFPFGTHGWDINTTNCNGRRVSCRAYYSYMLQIRPNDQSMLLNAGRLLQQYVVDNYVKIESGRLRWIKSTKVIYVLNCTKVYMMLCMLVKLMQNIGKRTIFPSSFIGSRRDMTQHYEDGMAIVLNGGKPDIFLTMTCNPSWSEITSELLPFQTPQDRPDLLTRIFRSKFEKLKDDVINKGVLGKVKSYMYVTEFQKRGLPHVHMLLVLESNDKLRDPKDYDSMVRAEIPKLECEPQLHEAVV from the exons ATGACTTTTCCAAGATCACACTTTCAAGGAACTCATGACAGTGAAGCCGGTCCAAGTAGAATTACACATGTTAATGATGTTGCACTTG ATGATATGGATGTTGATGAAGCTTTAGAGGATGCAGTAATATCATATGTTAACATGGATGCCAGAGAAAATGGTGCATTATCACGTCGTCCTCAAG CTGAAGGAAAACATTTTAGGCAACATATTCGAAGTTATAACCATGTGGTTTCATTCACTTCAATTGGTGTTCATGTTGATGAGAATATTCTTGCATCTGGTCGTGGTATGTACACATTTCGTGCTCAAGGTGCTTTTTACCATAACATAGGAGGTTTCTATCCAAATGAGGGTGTCAGACCGCGTTTCTTACAACTATACATCTACGACACCGATAACGAGCTACATAATAGAATGCAGGAAAATCCACAGCTGCACCAAAATGTAGTTCACAAATTACAGAAAATGCTCCATCAATTTAATCCTTTTGTAATTAGGTTCAAGCAACTTTCAATACTTCCAAATATCAGTGAATGTAGCCTCATGCTTAAAGAGCGTCCACGTAATCACCATCAATACAATCTTCCAACTGCTGAACAAGTTGCAGCAATTATTGTTGGATGTGATGCAGATTCTATGGATTATGGAAGGGATATTAATGTCATTCGTTGTGATGGAAATCTCAAGAAAGTTCAAGAGACAAAGGGATATTATGATCCTTTGCAATACCCTGTATTGTTTCCATTTGGGACGCATGGTTGGGACATCAACACAACAAATTGCAATGGACGAAGAGTGTCATGTCGAGCATATTACAGTTACATGCTTCAG ATTCGCCCAAATGATCAATCAATGTTGTTAAATGCGGGTCGACTGTTGCAACAATATGTTGTAGACAAttatgtcaaaattgaatcagGGAGATTAAGGTGGATTAAGAGCACCAAAGTGATATACGTTCTGAATTGTACCAAGGTTTACATGATGCTTTGCATGTTGGTGAAACTAATGCAG AACATTGGAAAAAGAACAATATTTCCATCATCATTTATTGGCAGTCGTCGAGACATGACACAACATTATGAAGATGGCATGGCTATTGTTCTTAATGGCGGTAAACCAGATATTTTTCTAACAATGACATGCAATCCTTCTTGGAGTGAGATAACATCAGAACTTTTGCCTTTTCAAACACCACAAGATCGTCCAGATTTGCTAACAAGAATATTTCGTTCGAAATTTGAGAAATTGAAGGATGATGTTATTAATAAAGGAGTCTTGGGTAAAGTTAAAAGCTACATGTATGTCACTGAATTTCAAAAGCGAGGACTGCCGCATGTGCATATGTTATTGGTCTTAGAAAGTAACGATAAGTTGCGTGACCCAAAAGATTATGATAGTATGGTAAGAGCAGAAATACCTAAATTAGAATGTGAACCACAGTTGCATGAAGCTGTTGTATGA